A genomic segment from Callithrix jacchus isolate 240 chromosome 8, calJac240_pri, whole genome shotgun sequence encodes:
- the LOC103795618 gene encoding RNA polymerase-associated protein LEO1-like isoform X1: MDLFGDIEDISSESDEGNQPPIPGQLVDEHGMPQDQQEEEPISETIIETEIPSINSDLGNELYFVKLPKFLSIEPKPFDPQFYEDEFEDEKVLDEEDRIRLKLKVENTIRWRIRRDEAGNKIKESNARMVKWSDGSMSLHLGNEVFDVYKVPLLGNYNHLFIREDTGLQGQAVFKSKLTFRPHSTDSATYRKVTLPLAKRSSKTQKIRILPMVSRDPEGQHTEVMKKERLRASTHQESQEIHLQEKQNQQGPSVSYQDPGSDDVEEEGKDTFSLAAIKNYYQGELQGESGVTVTVHHFRVHHSSSQFRVTVPAFALVSSYPFSYCLLRTKVQRVYVFLRATLPKKRLAVKIWHSPNKIN, from the exons ATGGATCTGTTTGGAGATATAGAGGACATTTCTTCTGAGAGTGATGAGGGCAATCAACCACCTATTCCAGGACAGCTGGTT GATGAACATGGAATGCCTCAGGACCAGCAGGAGGAAGAGCCAATTTCTGAAACCATAATAGAAACGGAAATTCCCAGTATCAACTCTGATTTAGGAAATGAATTGTATTTTGTTAAACTACCCAAGTTTCTCAGTATAGAACCCAA aCCTTTTGATCCTCAGTTTTATGAAGATGAATTTGAAGATGAGAAAGTGCTTGACGAAGAAGATAGAATCAGGTTAAAATTAAAG GTAGAAAATACTATAAGATGGAGGATACGCCGGGATGaagcaggaaataaaattaaagaaagcaaTGCTCGGATGGTCAAGTGGTCAGATGGAAG CATGTCCCTGCATTTAGGCAATGAAGTGTTTGATGTCTACAAAGTCCCACTGCTTGGCAATTACAACCACCTGTTCATAAGAGAAGACACTGGTCTGCAGGGACAAGCCGTCTTTAAATCCAAACTTACCTTTAG ACCTCACTCTACAGACAGTGCTACATACAGAAAGGTGACCCTGCCACTTGCTAAAAGAAgttcaaagacacagaaaattaGAATCTTACCTATGGTGAGTCGTGATCCTGAAGGCCAACACACAGAAGTGATGAAG aaagaacgCTTGAGGGCTTCCACTCACCAGGAGTCTCAGGAAATCCATCTGCAGGAGAAGCAGAACCAGCAGGGGCCAAGTGTCTCCTACCAGGACCCTGGCAGTGATGATGTGGAAGAGGAAGGCAAGGACACCTTCAGCCTGGCTGCCATTAAAAACTATTACCAAGGTGAACTCCAAGGTGAGTCAGGTGTGACAGTCACAGTTCATCATTTCAGGGTTCATCACAGTTCATCACAGTTCAGGGTGACAGTGCCTGCTTTTGCTCTGGTGAGCTCTTACCCCTTTTCCTACTGTTTACTGAGAACAAAAGTACAAAGGGTTTATGTTTTTCTTAGGGCTACTCTCCCAAAGAAAAGATTAGCTGTGAAAATATGGCATTCTccaaataaaatcaattaa
- the LOC103795618 gene encoding RNA polymerase-associated protein LEO1-like isoform X3 has product MDLFGDIEDISSESDEGNQPPIPGQLVDEHGMPQDQQEEEPISETIIETEIPSINSDLGNELYFVKLPKFLSIEPKPFDPQFYEDEFEDEKVLDEEDRIRLKLKVENTIRWRIRRDEAGNKIKESNARMVKWSDGSMSLHLGNEVFDVYKVPLLGNYNHLFIREDTGLQGQAVFKSKLTFRPHSTDSATYRKVTLPLAKRSSKTQKIRILPMVSRDPEGQHTEVMKKERLRASTHQESQEIHLQEKQNQQGPSVSYQDPGSDDVEEEGKDTFSLAAIKNYYQGELQEMQAKCLPKQDSQKSTTA; this is encoded by the exons ATGGATCTGTTTGGAGATATAGAGGACATTTCTTCTGAGAGTGATGAGGGCAATCAACCACCTATTCCAGGACAGCTGGTT GATGAACATGGAATGCCTCAGGACCAGCAGGAGGAAGAGCCAATTTCTGAAACCATAATAGAAACGGAAATTCCCAGTATCAACTCTGATTTAGGAAATGAATTGTATTTTGTTAAACTACCCAAGTTTCTCAGTATAGAACCCAA aCCTTTTGATCCTCAGTTTTATGAAGATGAATTTGAAGATGAGAAAGTGCTTGACGAAGAAGATAGAATCAGGTTAAAATTAAAG GTAGAAAATACTATAAGATGGAGGATACGCCGGGATGaagcaggaaataaaattaaagaaagcaaTGCTCGGATGGTCAAGTGGTCAGATGGAAG CATGTCCCTGCATTTAGGCAATGAAGTGTTTGATGTCTACAAAGTCCCACTGCTTGGCAATTACAACCACCTGTTCATAAGAGAAGACACTGGTCTGCAGGGACAAGCCGTCTTTAAATCCAAACTTACCTTTAG ACCTCACTCTACAGACAGTGCTACATACAGAAAGGTGACCCTGCCACTTGCTAAAAGAAgttcaaagacacagaaaattaGAATCTTACCTATGGTGAGTCGTGATCCTGAAGGCCAACACACAGAAGTGATGAAG aaagaacgCTTGAGGGCTTCCACTCACCAGGAGTCTCAGGAAATCCATCTGCAGGAGAAGCAGAACCAGCAGGGGCCAAGTGTCTCCTACCAGGACCCTGGCAGTGATGATGTGGAAGAGGAAGGCAAGGACACCTTCAGCCTGGCTGCCATTAAAAACTATTACCAAGGTGAACTCCAAG
- the LOC103795618 gene encoding RNA polymerase-associated protein LEO1-like isoform X2, whose translation MDLFGDIEDISSESDEGNQPPIPGQLVDEHGMPQDQQEEEPISETIIETEIPSINSDLGNELYFVKLPKFLSIEPKPFDPQFYEDEFEDEKVLDEEDRIRLKLKVENTIRWRIRRDEAGNKIKESNARMVKWSDGSMSLHLGNEVFDVYKVPLLGNYNHLFIREDTGLQGQAVFKSKLTFRPHSTDSATYRKVTLPLAKRSSKTQKIRILPMVSRDPEGQHTEVMKKERLRASTHQESQEIHLQEKQNQQGPSVSYQDPGSDDVEEEGKDTFSLAAIKNYYQGELQGKPSRKRKAGREEEDHIKT comes from the exons ATGGATCTGTTTGGAGATATAGAGGACATTTCTTCTGAGAGTGATGAGGGCAATCAACCACCTATTCCAGGACAGCTGGTT GATGAACATGGAATGCCTCAGGACCAGCAGGAGGAAGAGCCAATTTCTGAAACCATAATAGAAACGGAAATTCCCAGTATCAACTCTGATTTAGGAAATGAATTGTATTTTGTTAAACTACCCAAGTTTCTCAGTATAGAACCCAA aCCTTTTGATCCTCAGTTTTATGAAGATGAATTTGAAGATGAGAAAGTGCTTGACGAAGAAGATAGAATCAGGTTAAAATTAAAG GTAGAAAATACTATAAGATGGAGGATACGCCGGGATGaagcaggaaataaaattaaagaaagcaaTGCTCGGATGGTCAAGTGGTCAGATGGAAG CATGTCCCTGCATTTAGGCAATGAAGTGTTTGATGTCTACAAAGTCCCACTGCTTGGCAATTACAACCACCTGTTCATAAGAGAAGACACTGGTCTGCAGGGACAAGCCGTCTTTAAATCCAAACTTACCTTTAG ACCTCACTCTACAGACAGTGCTACATACAGAAAGGTGACCCTGCCACTTGCTAAAAGAAgttcaaagacacagaaaattaGAATCTTACCTATGGTGAGTCGTGATCCTGAAGGCCAACACACAGAAGTGATGAAG aaagaacgCTTGAGGGCTTCCACTCACCAGGAGTCTCAGGAAATCCATCTGCAGGAGAAGCAGAACCAGCAGGGGCCAAGTGTCTCCTACCAGGACCCTGGCAGTGATGATGTGGAAGAGGAAGGCAAGGACACCTTCAGCCTGGCTGCCATTAAAAACTATTACCAAGGTGAACTCCAAG